The genomic DNA TGACCAACTAATAATTAATCGAAATCAAATCCTTATTACTTTTTTTATGTTACCAAATGAGAAATTTCCATAAATAATATCACTTTTTGctctaattattttttattataatttaagtTCATGAGATAATAATACAAAAGACAATtcaaaaaattgaaaacaaaacatgaaataataattttgtatatttttgaaattctctCTCGTATGTTttcattttataaattattaaagggaaactataaataaaattaagCTCGTGTCAATTTCCACTGCAAGGAGAGGACCGGAAGTGAGATAAGGAATCGACGTTACCCCATGCAGCGTCGCGCTCCACGTGTTTGACAGCTGTACCGCTACCTTCACCCATCCTTTGACCCGTTGACTGCACGTGCTGATTTGAACCCGGCCgataaatcaaaaataattttttttctgccaaaagaaaatcaaaaaataattagTCAAGCAATAAATTACGGCTCGATCAGAAACTTCTCAGAAGCAATTTGCTaaataaaaatacattaaaattggaaaataataaaatatattacgcATGTGCCTTTGACCGTTTAGACCAAAGATTTCCGAGTCGGGGCCCACTTCCATTGAATTCACAGGCGAAGAGATTTTGCGTTTAGTTTGAAGGATCAAAGCGATCTGCATGGTCAAACAATCTTTCTTAAGATACGAAGAATATCTAGTAAATTGAGAATGGTGTTCTACacgatatttatttatttatttattttagaagCAACGAGGTAACTAAGGACTCTCTTTCTAAGACACAGGAAGATCCCTGCAAAGGCCCCCCCAGGAGGTGTACAATTTTGACTTTACCTCTGAAGCCATATCTTTGTGAATATCTCGTTTTGACTAATTAATTGGAGCTTTTTAGGACACTTTGAAGGACTCTGCCCTCCCACAGAAATGACAATTTAATATCGTTTTAgtttaatttcataacatataacatgtatggAATTATGCATATAGAACAATTAACTAGTAGAGGAGTATTTGCAGGCTCTGGGAAATGGTCCTGCTGTCCACGCAGGCACAATTAAGCTTCACTGTCAGGTAGCCAGAGGGACAAGTAGCCAGCATTAGTGGTCAAAAGTAACAGATGAGCCCAGAGGGGCTTTGCTTGGCTAATTGCCTTTCAAGCTTTAATccattgttttgttttgttttgtttaagATCAAACTGTAGACACTGATTAAGCCCCTCATTATTTAATACAGTGTGTTACCCAGACAGTGAATTATTATAATATAGAGCATACGCTAATGCTGCTAAAAGCGCATCTTTATTCCAGTGTTATTTTTTTGGCTTCTCTTCTTCTCGGCAGGGCCAAAGTCTTCCTTCTCCCTTGTGCATCATCATCATCAGGCAGCAGAATcggcaggaggaggagcaggaaCCGGCAGCATGTTTGATTCAGATCTTGGGAGGTGGCTTTTGTAGACAACTCGAGTTGTTGTTTTTTTGTGCTGGAAGGTGATTTTATCTTGTGAAAAAGATGGTATCTTTAGCAGCTTTTGCTGGCGCAGGGAAGAGATAAGGCTTTCCCCTGGTGGTAGAACCCTGCATTAATTGATTCTCGGCTCGATTCCTGCtctgtaaaatatattaattctTACTTTGTAATTTGTTCCTGCAGCTAGGAATCGATAAAGAGGCAGGGGATTGTGAATCGAAAAGCTCTCAActttggaggaggaggaggaggaggaagaggagaggagaggagatcgCGGAGCATAAGCTGGCAAACAAGTGGTGGGAGCGAGTCGATGTGCCTGGGATGGCCGGGATGGAGGCCGGCGCCCAGGGCGGGGGCGGAGGAGGCCCTTCGCGCTACTTCCACCACCTGCtgcggccgccgccgccgccgtcgacGCACGTACCGCCGCAGGATTCCGGTCTCTCCCCGGAGAAAAGCCCCAAGCCTTCCCGCGAGGAGCACGGGGAGCAGCCGCTATCTGACTCTTCGCCGGCCGGCACGTCGGGTGGGTCCGCTCGGCGGGCGCGCGGCAGGCCGCCGGGGTCCAAGAACAAGCCGAAGCCGCCGATTATCGTCACGCGCGACTCCCCCAACGCGCTCCGCTCGCACGTGCTCGAGGTCGCCGCCGGCGCCGACGTCTTCGAGTGCGTCTCCGAGTACGCTCGCCGGCGCGGCCGCGGCATCTCGGTCCTCAGCGGCGTCGGCTCCGTCACCAACGTGGCGCTCCGCCAGCCGGGGGCCTCGCCGCCGGGGAGCGTGGTGGCCACTCTGCGCGGCCGGTTCGAGATCCTCTCCCTGACGGGCACCGTCCTGCCGCCGCCGGCGCCGCCAGGCGCCGGCGGCCTCTCCATCTTCCTGGCCGGAGGCCAGGGTCAGGTCATCGGCGGCAGCGTGGCCGGGCCGCTCGTGGCCACGGCGCCGGTAGTCCTCATGGTCGCCTCGTTTGCCAATGCGGTCTACGAGCGGCTGCCGCTGGAGGGCggcgaagaggaggaggaggccgccgccgccgccgcgccACCAGGCCAGCAGCCCGCCGTGTCGCAGTCTTCCGGCGTCACGGGAGGCTGCGAAGGCGGCGGAAGCAGCGGCGTCCCGTTCTATAACTTGGGCGGCGGCTACCAGCTCCCAAGCGACGCCTTCGGATGGGGCACTACCGGCGGAGTCCGACCACCATTTTAGTCAACTCTAATTTCCTTCTCCAGTGGATTTGCCTTCTCCCTCTTCCTCTACTAATCATTAATCACACTGGATCTGCCTTCTTCCCGGAGGAGCTCTCAAATCGCCATTAAAAACAGCAAGCTCAACCCATACCAATCAGACCAGGTGCGCAATGGATTCATTGTATCTTCTTCTCCCGCTTTCCTTTGAACTGAACTGAAGAATGTCAATCAAGAATCCatctttattttatatttttctagtcatgcATTTTATTTAAACTTGAATCTGTTTCTGCTCTGCATTATATTTTTGATTCCGTGCTTGAATTGAAAGTAAAGTTAATTACCTGGTGGATGTTCATAAGTCGGTCCTTAAATCCCTGTTTTTTGCGGTGGGACGATGACAGAAAGTAGTCAATGTCAAGTACAGCGAAAGAGAGGGAAGAGAGGAGAGTGAAGGATCGTTGTGCTCCCCAGGGAAGGCAAAACGCCCATGAAATTTATTTCAGAATCTGACCAAAAGATTCTCATTTTGGCTTTCATCTTTCCCAAGTACACTTAGGCAGAAAAAGGCTTGTAATGTACTGGCCACCACCATGCTTTTATGTTTTTAATGCTTGTCTATTTACAAAGAAtcacgtttaaaaaaaaaagacactttttaaaatttatattttatgtaaCATTTTTATCTCTTGGAGGAAAAAAATCAAAGAATTGCTTCTTTAAGATTTATCCTATATAAATTTTTGACTCTGGTTTTTTGATTTTTATTATAACATTGTATGCGAATTTTAAAGTTCTATTTGTCTATAGATGCTGTATGGTTAATTATTAATAGATTGAACTAATTTTTCCAAAATACCTGAAAGTTACATTCAACTACGTTGACTTTTGGAATTATTGAACTCAAACCTCATTCGAGAGGCTCTTTGATTATGAAAGTTTTGGAGAGGAAAATCAACGATGGCTATCTAAATGGAGCCAAAGgttgatatttttttatagatAAAGATCACATCCTTCTCATTGATTCATGGAGGGTTTTAGATCGCAACATCTTGGTGAGGAAATAGACATCAAACTTATCGACAGTGAAGCTACCATTGACAGTCCCAGTCTCTCTTGAATTGTAGATAAAGCTCACAGTATGATAATGATGATAATGAGATGAGTCTAATTGGAGAATTTTGATCTTGCTTAGCTTTAATGTTCTTGCATTCACAAGGGGATCAAAGGGTTCCTCAGACATAattgttaggaaaaataatttatatattttcatagTAATATGATATTGTTTATTTTGGACATAAATctttatgaatttatttttaggTTATACAAAAAGTTTCTGAACCTATTTTTGAGTTCTATTAAAAAGATATTATCTaataaactcatgattttttttatatatttttaattaaaattttaattataatccTAACATAATCTTAGATCAATATTGAATTTTATGAGACTTAGCTTAAGTTGACCAAATAAGTTTATTTAGTTAACCAAATCTACGTCAGGAGACTAAATACCCTTAGTCAGTCCAATAAATACCTTTAGTTTTACTCAATTAACGAACATTGGCTCATTGATACCACGGGCAgagccaaaaataaaaataaattattatacatatttttacacataaataaatatttataatagCTTTTATTAATGAAGAAGCATTGGTATATTTCTttccttatattttatttattgtaatcCCCACTAATATCAATAAAGGGAGCAGGTGTCTCTCCATGGGTTGACACAGGTAATATATGTATAAGTATTTTTCagttggtataaaatattttattggatgtttaatttttttatataaaggaTTATTGTGTTATAGAAAAAAAGTCTTCTATAATTTACCCTGACCAGGGCCGCCCAACACGATTCCAAGGCCGACCCAGACTAAGGTCACCCAGCCATTCTTCCAAAACCAACCAACTTGCCTAGCAGCCAGCTACCTAGCAGAACATCAGATGGGCCAATCTTCTTAGCTAAGTATAGAGTATTCGACCAGCTAGTCTTCCTGACTAAGCAGAGCATAGAATCCGACCGGCTAGTCTTCCTAGCCGAGTAGAGAATTTGACCGGCCAGTCTTCCTGGTCGAGCAAAGAATCCGACTGCCCAATCTATCTAGAAGAGCAGAACCGAGCCGATCCATTAAAGGCCCATTAAATCGCTGGGTCTATCGACCCTTTGTCTCATCTATTAACACCTAGACATGAGTAACATGACCCTCTGACATCTTTGTCTAAACACAACCCTCTAACACCTAGACAGGGGTAACACTACCCTCTAATATTTTTTGTCTTGACACGACCCTCCTATAAAATTAAAGTCATGTCCCACAGGGGAGAAGAGGGAgggaaaaaagagaagagagactCCTTGCTGCATACATTTATTTTCCTATTTATTCGCCTGCACTATTCATCTTCTTGATATAGAACATCATAGGAAATTGACTTGAGCGGTTGCGACCAATATTATGACTAGCTCACCGATCTACTAGAGGGTGCTCCCTGGACCAAGGTACGTTTCCCATACTTATTCTTTACATATTTCATCACTCTACCATTTAGTTGGCTCCTTGCATGTTTTTGGGACCGACCTCTAGCGTCAGAGTGCAAGGCCGAGGCCAGCTCAGTTCGTGTGTAGATTCTTCCAGCGATGGAGACAACTCACCCCCTTCTGATTTCTAGCTCCAAGTCTCCTCACGATCAACACCAACACCACATCACCGGCGGTCCGCTCTTCTCAGTTTCCGGACGGGATTACAGGCTATTCATTTATACCTCTAACTTAGGGGTTTAAGTATCAATAGGTACGACAACCCTCTCCTCCACCAAAAATAATTAAAGGTAGCAGAGGTGGTCGATCGATCGACCATGCAGTTTAGTAAACCATAAGCAACACATGTCGTCGAGCCATCACTAGCGTCGAAGGATTCTCTtagaaattaaacataattttaaTTGATAGAGATAaagtattataaaatattatgGACATAGATAGAATGATGAAGTGACAATTATTGATGAGAGTTCATGATTGGATAGAGATAAAATTTAATAAGGTGGTAATCTTGATAAGAATAAAAGTTTTGTGGAGATAAAATAAAGGGAAAAAAAGGGTTTACATTCAATGTATTTGAGATTAGTtcttatccaataagcctataaatatgtactttttCCAATCAATGAAGGTAAGTTGAGTTCTtatttttattctcctttttcACGTAGAGTAGTTTTTTCTCCCATAATTCTTTTTTCTATCAAAATGGTATCAGAACTATGACTAATGGAGGTATGATTCCCTTCTAAGTTCCATAACTCAAGGCGAGTAATTATGATAATTGGAGTATCAAGATGAAGACGCTTCTTGGAGCTCATGATATTTGGGAGGTTATAAAAAAATGCTACATTGAGCCGCATGATGACTCAACGCTACCTCCGACTAAAAAAGATTGCCTGAGAGATTTAATAAAAAGAAACAAGAAGACTATCTTCCTTATttatcaagccttagatgagtaTGATTTTGAGAAAATCTCAAGTGCTATTTCGGCCAAGCAGACAtgggaaaagctccaagtctcatatcaaggagaagaaaaagtaaaaaaggtaTGACTGCAgacattaagaagtcaatttgatgctcttcttaTGAAGGAAGGTGAGTTGGTATTTGATTATTTTTCTAGAGTTTCTAAcatttccaatcaactaaagAGAAATGGTGAGAAACTAGAAGAAATAACGATCattgagaaaattcttcgattactggattcaaaatttgatagtATTACAACCATTATCGAAGAGACCAAGGATCTACAAGTCATGATGATAGAGCAACTCCTGGGTTCATTACAAGCtcatgaagaaaagaagaagataaataaaaaaatactcaaCAACTCTTAAAGAAGACTCTTCAACCGACAAAGAAAGATGAAAATTTCAGTAACAATAGAAGTCAACGTGGAAGAGGTCATGTGTAACGActcgacccctcggccccttgggcggcgctcacttggctaccaggattcataaactctagtacttatcttggaggtttagagttcgaatcctggggaaggcaaaaatccactggccaggggtagaaagaccttgtgagtaacggcacatgcccgagggtcgtcggtcgacgacataaggggtcgccagttgggccgccaatgTGGCagtccaaggggccgaggggtcgggtcgttacaccatGAATATGGACGAGGTCGTGCTAATGAGCAATGATGGATTTCTAATAACAACAATTAAAGAGGAGAAAATTCAACGTAACAAGAGAATGTGGTAGAGGGCATACAAACTCAAGGTATGATAAATCTCAAGTTAGTTGTTACAATTGTGACAAATTTGGGCATTATGTTAAAGAATATAGATCGCCTAAGAATAAAATATATGAAAGAGCAAACTAtatggaagaaagaaaagaaaaagctgATACGCTACTGTTAGCATATAAAGATAATAAAAGAAGCAAAGATACAAGCCGGTATCTCGACACTGgtgcaagcaatcatatgtgtTGGAAAAGAAATATGTTCTTAGAGATTGATGAATCAATTGGTAGTAATGTATTATTCAGAGATGAATAAAAGATCGAGGTGAAAAGAAAAGGTAATATACTCATCCCTTTGAAGAatgaaaaacatgaatttatctcaaatgttttctttgtgccaaatatGTAACATTTTGAGCTTATGACAACTCTTGGAAAAAGGATATGATATTTATCTAAAAGATAATATGTTTATCTTGAAAGATGATATTAGTTGCTTAATTGTTAAGGTATTTATGTCAAAAAATTGAATGTTCTTGTTTAACATTCAAAATGATGTTGTCAATTATCTCAAAGTTTGTTATAAAGACATCACTTGGCTATGATATTTTTGATTTGAGCATCTCAATTTTGGAGGGCTAGAATtgctttcaaagaaggagatggtGAGAGGACTACCTTGCATCAAACATCCTAATCAATTATGTGAAGCATGTCTACGTGAGAAGCACTTTAGAAGAAGTTTTTCAAAGGAGTCAAGTTCAAGAGCTCAAAAGTCATTTTTTAACTTATACACACATATGTTTGCGGTCTGATAAAGCCAAGTTCACTtggtattgttggtgcggttagcactaatgatttaacccagattttgatgaatgacaaatcaggttaagttagtctgttgttgtctaacactctgatcgagtgtgcaggagaagtccagctaggtcgacgggctgaccggatgtctgacacgaagtccagctaggtcgacgggctgaccggatagctggcgagaagtccaagcgggtcgacgggctgaccggacgcttggcacgaagtccagctaggtcgtcgggctgaccggatagctggcgagaagtccaagcgggtcgacgggctgaccggacgcttggcgagaagtccaagcgggtcgacgggctgaccggacgcttggcgagaagtccagacgggtcaacggactgaccggacgtctggcaggtaagtgaggtaagtcactggaggggagtgactgcgaggacgcgttcgcgggaagggaacattaggcgtcgatccggcttagatccatttcggatatctaagtcgagatcgtgactagattccggtctcggaaagacggaatctaagtcatactttgcttatctataaaactgtgctaacaatctttgctgcagggtaaatttgcctccggactaacgtttgtcttgcaggacggattctgcgggaaaacagggtccgggtgcccggaggtccgggcgcccgaaagggatccgggcgcccggaagggatccgggcgcccgggagggaaatttcatcctgattgcgcgtcgccacgtggagctcgctggttggacttgccacgtctcaccagggcgcccggaaggaatccagggcgccccgagctttatataaaagaagggtcagaggggagcttcagtacaacaacggaaaaagaaaagtcttccactgctctgcgcttctgcgacgccaacaaagctcctacactacgctcctttcttttcctttcttgtcggtacttgttttcatttttcattagcattcactgtacaatccttttgtaattatattcgaattgctagtgattgtccaacgaaagtggtcaaggaccacgggccttcgagtaggagtcgtcacaggctccgaacgaagtaaaaaacaattgtgttcatttacttttccgctgcgcttatactcaaaaatttcgaatcgatattcaccccccctctatcgaatctaacggtcctacaagtggtatcagagcaggtaccgctctgatttggtgcaaccatcaatcagacaaagagggggtctttttaaagaaaaattatatatcgtcatcttttccctccaaaactggttttgaaaaatacatcgtcatcttttcactattatttagtatcgacaaaatattacattttcaaaaatttgagataatattttttattaatattttaataatattttattatttaaaaaaaaatttgtagtgaaatattatttttttttcagcactgctaatccaagaccaagtcttgggattttgtctttgtttcattgtgtgcaagaacaatgtcttttcaagaaggatggaaccccaatgaaccaccaccgtacgatgaagatttcaactactggaggcgaagaatggaatgcttcttaggaagcgtagatatcgattatatgctaatattgaaaaaaccttctcagaactcggagctgaataaaaacgtaagtaaaattatttataatattttacctaacaatattatatgcagactagaaaaatacaagaatgcatatgagctatggacccagttgatcaagcttcacgagacgccaatggagctagaagatcaagttaaagtcgaatccggactcgagtcagatccaacggagaagcctgctgaattaggggttgcgctcaaggttagtaataattaccaaaacacccttgctagtagtagtttaaaatatgtgcatgttaatttggatatgtttgaaagtatatgtgaaaatagtatacatgacatacttgcgaaaatacccctaggatattttctgataaaataaatataattaatttagaaaatacagaaaatctaaaaataatcaataaatctaaaatttcgaatttaaacctaaacaaatttgaaaattcgaacaaaaaggatgacaaggtcaatattaatctagacataattaataaattatttaataatctagacaatatcaatctggaaaattctatccaaacccaagataatttaattaacaaaaaattaaattttaatgataagacttatttaataaattccactaattatatcaacttaaaaggtaaaaaaaatataaagataaaatcaaacactttgataaaatcaaaacgaaagttaacaaacttaaaattaaatgttaaagataacatattaaacaaaaataatctagaaaatttaaaattaacaattaacaaaaagttaaaagataaacctttaaaagaaatataattcaaacaatttaattaactcaaaaataaataaaaacctaaactttaaaaataagctattaaagaaagataattcaattaacccaataaaattgaaagaaaatttaaatgttaaatatactcttttaaagaaagataatttgaccaatttaattaattcaaaattaaaaacttaaatttaaattacaaattaaacattaaaacttaactaaaaccaactccaattatacaagaaatcttaaaaagaaaaatcaataatttaaggggaggctccataatagctggcacctccaaaaataacttacccgacagggtaacccaaataaactaacccggcaaggtaattaggattagttaaaaagggacccagtttaacttgaatcacggtacgggtaaagtttttggatgatagtacgttagggaagcttgggcatcgcatgtctagaaagatatgacttcgatctggtgcatttggccaagtggaactgaccgaagctatccttaaacagaacctaactagttagaccaatgtttagtactaagctccatggataggactattcggaaaatctcgaaaggttggttacttctaatgacgtacAAGTGACtcgccaagcttagaagtttatccgaagaatgcctatttgttgataccaaagctaaacctgaatctaacacaagttaaatcaaactctataattaaatctaattcatctcacaaaattgtaggattccctgattgaaaatatagatcaggtgagagGACTAATgacctaaaagaaattaattaaattaattaaattaaattaaattaaaattaaatcaattaaattaaaataacattttctttaatttaaaaatttattttaaaaattaaatttaattttcttttacttacaaatttatttttaaaattaaacttaaattatcttaatcccaaaaattcttttaaaaattcttttaaaaacttttaaaacttatttttttaaaaaaaaattattttaaaaattcatttaaaaacttttaaaacttgttttaaaaaaaattaaaaaaaaaatttattttaaaaattcatttaaaaacttttacaacttattttaaaaaaaaaatattttaaaaattcttttaaaaacttttaaaacttattttgaaaattattttaaaaattcttttaaaaacttttaaaactgattttaaaaaattattttaaaaattcttttaaaaacttttaaaactgattttaaaaaattattttaaaaattcttttaaaaacttttaaaacttattttaaaaacttttaaaacttattttataaattattttaaaaattctttta from Zingiber officinale cultivar Zhangliang chromosome 4A, Zo_v1.1, whole genome shotgun sequence includes the following:
- the LOC121969170 gene encoding AT-hook motif nuclear-localized protein 27-like; the protein is MAGMEAGAQGGGGGGPSRYFHHLLRPPPPPSTHVPPQDSGLSPEKSPKPSREEHGEQPLSDSSPAGTSGGSARRARGRPPGSKNKPKPPIIVTRDSPNALRSHVLEVAAGADVFECVSEYARRRGRGISVLSGVGSVTNVALRQPGASPPGSVVATLRGRFEILSLTGTVLPPPAPPGAGGLSIFLAGGQGQVIGGSVAGPLVATAPVVLMVASFANAVYERLPLEGGEEEEEAAAAAAPPGQQPAVSQSSGVTGGCEGGGSSGVPFYNLGGGYQLPSDAFGWGTTGGVRPPF